TAACATCAAACATAATGTTCAAGAGATCACTGTCAAAACATGTACCTAAAAAGGAGTTAGATCGCTCAAAAACCAgatcaaaatttttagaaaGGGATCCGTATAGCAATGTCAAAAGTACTTCAGATGATTTGACAAAATATGCACAgctaaagaaaaagggactAAACGATTTGGACTTATAtaggaaaaattataaacaaagatattctaaaaagaatgttttaggaaaaatagattgttattgtgaaaaaaaaatatttgataagTATGATCGTATAGACGAGCTTGCACTTAAATTTCAGAAAGATAAAAAGTCCTTTAATAAGAAAGTtgacaaaaaattttgtattccccttattttatttgcattagTTCCAGTTCTTGGATTAATAAtacctttattatttaataaatatagtCCGATAGTAAAATACTTGTGTTTGAGTGATTGCACTCATC
This is a stretch of genomic DNA from Plasmodium vivax scf_7156 genomic scaffold, whole genome shotgun sequence. It encodes these proteins:
- a CDS encoding variable surface protein Vir35, putative (encoded by transcript PVX_109780A) encodes the protein MKGNVIMNNLFKICACVIFIWIYNPYNNLVYNVEITSNIMFKRSLSKHVPKKELDRSKTRSKFLERDPYSNVKSTSDDLTKYAQLKKKGLNDLDLYRKNYKQRYSKKNVLGKIDCYCEKKIFDKYDRIDELALKFQKDKKSFNKKVDKKFCIPLILFALVPVLGLIIPLLFNKYSPIVKYLCLSDCTHHGGNSFDHSIGDYTQVSIDKKTWEIITQVNNIFLYISSVVLLLVLIYVLVKVIKYKKLKEGRDKMSLKEYYYFTKSLF